In a genomic window of Candidatus Competibacteraceae bacterium:
- a CDS encoding molybdenum cofactor biosynthesis protein MoaE: protein MKVELRDAPFEPLVELGCYQAGQLELKGQYGATAIFIGTVRASNEQAAISRMSLEHYPGMTERYLQRIVETAAREWPLLDALVLHRVGELNPSDPIVLVAVWSAHRATAFAACRWIMEELKSKAPFWKREDTTAGSHWVEYNTPG, encoded by the coding sequence GTGAAGGTCGAATTGCGGGATGCGCCCTTCGAACCGCTGGTGGAATTGGGGTGTTATCAAGCCGGTCAGCTCGAACTGAAAGGTCAGTACGGCGCGACGGCGATCTTCATCGGCACCGTGCGCGCCTCTAACGAACAAGCCGCCATCAGCCGGATGAGCCTGGAGCATTATCCCGGTATGACCGAGCGCTATTTGCAGCGCATCGTCGAGACCGCCGCTCGGGAATGGCCGCTCCTGGATGCCCTGGTGCTGCATCGGGTCGGCGAGCTGAACCCCAGCGATCCCATCGTGCTGGTGGCGGTCTGGTCGGCGCACCGGGCGACGGCCTTCGCGGCCTGCCGGTGGATCATGGAAGAACTGAAATCGAAAGCGCCCTTCTGGAAGCGCGAAGACACCACCGCCGGCTCGCACTGGGTGGAATACAACACGCCGGGCTGA
- a CDS encoding MoaD/ThiS family protein, whose product MTVQIKYFASLRDRLGRAEDRLSVAETTTVAEIWARLWPETPLPPNTLAAVNMEYASLEQTVRDGDEVAFFPPVTGG is encoded by the coding sequence ATGACCGTACAGATCAAATATTTCGCCAGCCTGCGCGACCGTTTAGGTCGCGCTGAAGATCGGCTTTCCGTAGCCGAAACAACCACGGTTGCCGAAATTTGGGCAAGGCTGTGGCCGGAAACGCCGTTGCCGCCGAATACGCTGGCGGCGGTCAATATGGAATACGCCAGCCTGGAACAAACCGTCCGCGATGGCGATGAGGTGGCGTTCTTCCCGCCGGTGACAGGAGGGTAG
- a CDS encoding DUF4214 domain-containing protein gives MNVRSVRGRSRRVLGYWGAISTVAVLFGAPLSYAATFTVANLSDSGLGSLRQAVSDANNTVGADTIVFQAGLSGTLSTSGGFVINDPLTIIGAAPNVTISGNNAQRIFTINSGKTVFLSTIKLQNGGINNAGTLFLQNSTIQSSKWSGTDGGGAISNSLSSSVLTVSYCVLEGNSTPDGLGGGIFNRGKLTVNNTVLSANAATTRSGGAIYNLGALTVNNSTFTGNLAGRYGGGLKNDDTAATMTITNTTINANTAQGGGGGINNENGVLTLYNSTISGNGALSAVITDGGGGLRIRAGTTIVLNSTIVNNTAPSSRGGGVFNASLDFSAGNSVIAGNSAATGASVYNSSGVFKSRGRNVFGENGVSGLSNANTAVGDIVLPGAIGTAIGSLANNGGPTLTQLPVAGGSLIDAGDNALAQSAALGADQRGYRPRIVNAAVDIGAVEIGALPAEQTLIGHYYQSILNRAPDPSGWAYWQGEVSRLQGLGVDVQEAFRVMAGWFFYSAEYLARNTNDSQYVTDLYRTFFQRDPDSGGLNYWIGQLTQGMPRPVVLFSFLFSTEFGSYMQGLLGSTASRAEVYAVVDFYRGFLNRLSDTSGFTYWAARFRAAQCQGAAAVNNEVNSISTQFLGSGEYLNRSRGNRDYVADLYYAFLRRGGDLEGFNYWVGQLDGGLKSREQLRGEFLGSAEFQNRVAQIISQGCL, from the coding sequence ATGAACGTTCGATCCGTCCGCGGCCGGTCGCGGCGAGTTTTGGGCTATTGGGGGGCCATCAGCACAGTTGCCGTACTTTTTGGAGCGCCTTTAAGCTATGCGGCCACCTTTACGGTCGCGAATCTCAGCGACAGCGGCCTCGGTTCGCTGCGGCAGGCGGTGTCCGATGCCAATAACACCGTCGGCGCGGACACGATCGTTTTTCAGGCGGGTCTTAGCGGCACTCTGTCGACGTCAGGGGGGTTTGTCATTAATGATCCGTTGACCATTATTGGCGCGGCACCCAATGTAACGATCAGTGGTAACAACGCCCAGCGCATCTTCACCATCAATAGCGGCAAGACAGTTTTTCTCTCGACAATAAAGCTTCAGAATGGGGGAATTAATAATGCTGGAACACTGTTTTTGCAAAACAGCACCATTCAATCTAGCAAATGGTCTGGCACGGATGGAGGCGGCGCTATCAGTAATAGCCTATCGAGTAGCGTATTGACAGTCAGCTATTGTGTTTTAGAGGGTAATTCGACTCCTGATGGTCTTGGCGGCGGCATCTTCAATCGCGGGAAATTGACGGTCAATAATACGGTTCTGTCCGCCAATGCGGCGACTACGCGGAGCGGCGGAGCTATTTATAACTTAGGTGCGTTGACGGTCAATAACAGTACCTTTACCGGCAATTTAGCCGGGCGTTACGGCGGTGGATTAAAAAATGATGATACTGCCGCCACAATGACGATCACCAATACCACTATTAACGCAAATACCGCCCAGGGTGGTGGCGGGGGTATCAACAACGAAAACGGCGTCTTGACCCTCTATAATAGTACTATTTCAGGGAATGGGGCTTTGAGTGCCGTTATTACCGACGGCGGCGGCGGTCTTAGAATTAGAGCGGGTACCACAATCGTATTGAATAGTACTATAGTTAATAACACGGCTCCCTCATCCAGAGGCGGCGGTGTTTTTAACGCATCGCTCGATTTTTCAGCGGGCAATAGTGTAATAGCAGGCAACAGCGCGGCGACAGGGGCTTCGGTTTATAATAGTAGTGGGGTTTTTAAGTCTCGTGGCCGTAATGTCTTTGGCGAGAACGGCGTCTCTGGGTTGAGCAACGCCAATACGGCTGTGGGTGATATTGTCCTTCCTGGTGCGATCGGTACGGCCATTGGCTCTTTAGCAAACAACGGGGGGCCCACGCTGACTCAGCTACCCGTTGCGGGCGGTTCGTTGATCGATGCCGGTGATAACGCTTTGGCGCAATCGGCAGCGCTTGGGGCGGATCAACGGGGCTACCGACCGCGGATCGTCAACGCCGCGGTGGACATCGGCGCGGTCGAGATCGGCGCGTTGCCCGCCGAACAAACCTTGATCGGACACTACTACCAATCGATTCTCAATCGCGCGCCCGATCCCAGTGGCTGGGCCTATTGGCAAGGGGAAGTGAGCCGGCTGCAAGGGTTGGGAGTGGACGTACAAGAAGCCTTTCGGGTAATGGCAGGCTGGTTCTTCTACAGCGCTGAATACCTGGCTCGAAACACCAACGACAGCCAATACGTCACCGACCTGTACCGGACCTTCTTCCAGCGCGATCCCGACAGCGGTGGCTTGAATTACTGGATCGGTCAACTGACTCAAGGGATGCCGCGCCCGGTCGTGCTGTTCTCCTTCCTGTTCTCCACCGAATTCGGCAGCTACATGCAGGGGTTGCTGGGCAGCACCGCCAGCCGCGCCGAGGTCTACGCCGTGGTGGACTTCTATCGTGGCTTCCTCAACCGGCTGTCCGACACCAGCGGCTTCACTTACTGGGCGGCCCGGTTCCGTGCCGCGCAGTGCCAGGGAGCGGCGGCGGTCAACAATGAAGTGAACAGCATTTCCACCCAGTTCCTGGGCAGCGGGGAGTACTTGAACCGCAGCCGCGGCAACCGCGACTATGTGGCTGACCTGTATTATGCCTTCCTGCGGCGAGGCGGGGACTTGGAGGGCTTCAACTATTGGGTCGGCCAGTTGGACGGTGGCCTCAAGAGCCGAGAACAACTGCGCGGGGAATTCCTGGGTTCCGCCGAGTTCCAAAACCGGGTCGCCCAGATCATCAGCCAGGGCTGCCTGTAG
- a CDS encoding methionine adenosyltransferase — translation MSRNYLFTSESVSEGHPDKIADQISDAVLDAILAEDASGRVACETLIKTGVVVLAGEITTTAWVDFDKIVRDTVVGIGYDNSKVGFDGATCAVLSCIGKQSPDIAQGVNRKSPEEQGAGDQGLMFGYACNETDVLMPAPITYAHLLVQRQSEMRKSGVLPWLRPDAKSQITFRYQDHKVVGIEAVVLSTQHDPDISYKLLCEAVMENIIQPVLPAEWLDKHTQYHINPTGSFVIGGPVGDCGLTGRKIIVDTYGGAAHHGGGAFSGKDPSKVDRSAAYAGRYVAKNIVAAGLAERCEIQVSYAIGVAEPTSISVNTFGTGKIDEDRLVDIVRGHFDLRPYGLVKMLNLIRPIYQKTAAYGHFGREEPEFTWEATDKADALRDAAGL, via the coding sequence ATGAGTCGAAACTACCTGTTTACCTCCGAGTCCGTTTCAGAAGGGCATCCGGACAAAATCGCCGACCAGATTTCCGATGCCGTATTGGATGCCATCCTCGCCGAGGACGCCAGCGGTCGCGTCGCCTGTGAAACCTTGATCAAAACGGGCGTCGTCGTCCTGGCTGGCGAAATTACCACGACGGCGTGGGTAGACTTCGACAAAATCGTGCGCGATACCGTAGTCGGCATCGGCTATGACAACTCCAAGGTCGGCTTCGACGGCGCGACCTGCGCGGTGCTGTCCTGCATCGGCAAACAATCGCCCGACATCGCCCAGGGCGTCAACCGCAAAAGCCCGGAAGAACAAGGCGCCGGCGATCAGGGCTTGATGTTCGGCTACGCCTGCAACGAAACCGATGTGCTGATGCCCGCCCCGATCACTTACGCCCATCTGTTGGTGCAGCGCCAGTCCGAAATGCGCAAGAGCGGCGTACTGCCTTGGTTGCGGCCCGACGCCAAAAGTCAGATCACCTTCCGCTATCAGGATCACAAGGTCGTCGGTATCGAAGCCGTCGTCCTGTCAACCCAGCACGATCCCGACATCAGCTACAAACTGTTGTGCGAAGCAGTGATGGAGAACATCATCCAGCCGGTGCTGCCGGCGGAATGGCTGGACAAGCACACCCAATATCATATCAACCCGACCGGCAGTTTCGTGATCGGCGGTCCGGTCGGCGACTGCGGGCTGACCGGCCGCAAGATCATCGTCGACACCTACGGCGGCGCGGCCCATCACGGCGGCGGCGCGTTCTCCGGCAAGGACCCCTCCAAGGTCGACCGTTCCGCCGCCTACGCCGGCCGTTACGTCGCCAAGAACATCGTCGCCGCCGGACTGGCCGAGCGCTGCGAAATCCAGGTGTCCTACGCCATCGGCGTGGCCGAGCCGACCTCGATCAGCGTCAACACTTTCGGCACCGGCAAAATCGATGAAGACCGGCTGGTGGACATCGTGCGCGGCCATTTCGATCTGCGGCCCTACGGCCTGGTCAAAATGCTGAACCTGATTCGTCCCATTTATCAAAAGACTGCCGCTTACGGCCATTTCGGCCGCGAAGAACCGGAATTTACCTGGGAAGCCACCGACAAGGCCGACGCCTTGCGCGACGCGGCCGGATTGTAA
- a CDS encoding adenosylhomocysteinase, which yields MNAVVREKTFADYYVADLSLSDWGRKEIAIAETEMPGLMAIRAEYQDQQPLKGARIAGSLHMTIQTAVLIETLAALGADIRWASCNIFSTQDHAAAAIAADGIPVFAYKGESLEEYWDFTHRILEWSDGGTPNMILDDGGDATLLVTLGARAEQDRALIANPTCEEEQVLFAAIRKQLDQQPGWYSKIQANIKGVTEETTTGVHRLYTMEKEGRLPFPAINVNDSVTKSKFDNLYGCRESLVDGIKRATDVMIAGKIAMVLGYGDVGKGCAQSLKGLGATVWISEIDPICALQAAMEGYRVVTMDDAAAKADIFVTATGNVSVITHQHMARMKNQAIVCNIGHFDSEIEVASLKQYRWENIKPQVDHIIFPDGKRIILLAEGRLVNLGCATGHPSFVMSNSFTNQTLAQIELFTQGNRYENKVYVLPKQLDEKVARLHLERIGADLTALTPEQAAYIGVAADGPYKAENYRY from the coding sequence ATGAACGCCGTCGTGCGCGAAAAAACTTTTGCTGATTATTACGTTGCCGATCTGTCCCTGTCCGACTGGGGCCGCAAGGAAATCGCCATCGCCGAAACCGAAATGCCCGGTCTCATGGCGATCCGGGCTGAATACCAGGACCAGCAGCCTCTGAAAGGCGCCCGCATCGCCGGGTCGCTGCACATGACCATCCAGACCGCCGTGCTGATCGAAACGCTGGCGGCGCTGGGCGCGGATATCCGCTGGGCGTCCTGCAATATCTTTTCCACCCAAGATCACGCCGCCGCCGCCATCGCCGCCGACGGCATTCCGGTCTTCGCCTACAAGGGCGAATCGCTGGAAGAATACTGGGACTTTACCCATCGCATTCTGGAATGGAGCGACGGCGGCACGCCCAACATGATTCTGGACGACGGCGGCGACGCCACCTTGCTGGTCACGCTCGGCGCGCGAGCGGAACAAGATCGCGCGCTGATCGCCAACCCGACCTGTGAGGAAGAGCAGGTCCTGTTCGCCGCGATCCGCAAGCAGTTGGACCAGCAGCCCGGCTGGTATTCCAAAATCCAGGCCAACATCAAGGGCGTGACCGAAGAAACCACGACCGGCGTCCACCGGCTGTACACGATGGAAAAGGAAGGCCGGCTGCCCTTCCCCGCCATCAACGTCAACGACTCGGTGACCAAATCCAAATTCGACAACCTCTACGGCTGCCGCGAATCGCTGGTGGACGGCATCAAGCGCGCCACCGACGTGATGATCGCCGGCAAGATTGCGATGGTGCTGGGCTACGGCGATGTCGGCAAGGGTTGCGCGCAATCGCTCAAGGGTCTGGGCGCGACGGTGTGGATCAGCGAAATCGACCCGATCTGCGCCCTGCAAGCGGCGATGGAAGGCTATCGGGTGGTCACGATGGACGACGCAGCCGCTAAAGCCGACATTTTCGTCACCGCCACCGGCAACGTCAGCGTCATCACCCACCAGCACATGGCGCGGATGAAGAATCAGGCCATCGTCTGCAACATCGGCCATTTTGACTCCGAAATCGAAGTCGCCAGCCTCAAGCAATACCGCTGGGAAAACATCAAGCCGCAGGTCGATCACATCATCTTCCCCGACGGCAAGCGCATCATCTTGCTGGCCGAAGGGCGGCTGGTCAATCTGGGTTGCGCCACGGGACATCCCAGCTTCGTGATGTCCAACTCCTTCACCAACCAGACGCTGGCGCAGATCGAGTTGTTCACTCAGGGCAACCGCTACGAAAACAAGGTTTACGTACTGCCCAAACAGCTGGATGAGAAAGTGGCCCGCTTGCATCTGGAGCGGATCGGCGCCGACCTGACCGCGCTGACGCCGGAGCAGGCCGCTTATATCGGCGTGGCGGCGGACGGACCGTATAAAGCTGAAAATTACCGCTATTGA
- the metF gene encoding methylenetetrahydrofolate reductase [NAD(P)H]: protein MESQKRHPKIFSCEFFPPNTDEGMGKLAAARRALMRIQPTFFSVTYGAGGSTRERTFQAVQGIRANSGVDAAPHLTCVASTRAGIRDILETYRGQGIRHLVALRGDLPSGMREFGEFRYANELVAFIRAETGDHFHIEVAAYPEFHPQATSATRDLLNFKRKVEAGANSAITQYFYNPESYFHFVDDCEKLGVDLPIVPGIMPITNLIQLARFSDNCGAEIPRWIRRRLESHGDDLEAIRAYGLEIVTELCRRLLEGGAPGLHFYTLNRSEPTLAVCQNLGLTEPSAGPP, encoded by the coding sequence ATGGAATCCCAGAAACGCCATCCCAAGATTTTCAGTTGTGAATTTTTCCCGCCCAACACCGATGAAGGCATGGGCAAATTGGCCGCCGCGCGCCGCGCGCTGATGCGGATACAGCCGACTTTTTTTTCGGTGACTTACGGCGCGGGAGGTTCGACCCGCGAGCGCACCTTCCAGGCGGTCCAAGGCATCCGGGCGAACAGCGGCGTGGATGCCGCTCCGCACCTGACCTGTGTGGCCTCCACCCGCGCGGGCATCCGGGACATTCTCGAAACCTATCGCGGCCAAGGGATCCGCCACCTCGTGGCGCTACGGGGCGACCTACCGTCCGGTATGCGCGAGTTCGGCGAGTTCCGCTATGCCAACGAATTGGTGGCGTTCATCCGCGCCGAAACCGGCGATCACTTTCACATCGAGGTTGCGGCTTATCCGGAATTTCATCCGCAAGCCACGAGCGCCACGCGCGATCTACTCAATTTCAAGCGCAAGGTCGAAGCCGGCGCCAACAGCGCCATCACCCAATATTTCTATAATCCGGAATCCTATTTCCACTTTGTGGACGACTGTGAAAAACTCGGCGTGGACTTACCCATCGTGCCCGGTATCATGCCGATTACCAACCTCATCCAACTGGCTCGCTTTTCAGACAATTGCGGGGCGGAAATCCCGCGCTGGATCCGCCGGCGGCTGGAAAGCCACGGCGACGATCTTGAGGCCATTCGCGCCTATGGCTTGGAGATCGTCACCGAGTTATGCCGGCGCCTGCTGGAGGGTGGCGCGCCCGGCTTGCACTTCTATACGCTGAATCGGTCGGAGCCGACACTGGCGGTTTGCCAGAATCTGGGGCTGACCGAGCCATCGGCCGGACCGCCCTAA
- a CDS encoding adenosylcobalamin-dependent ribonucleoside-diphosphate reductase, which translates to MKTAHLHPVDRPTAAADVPLQPASWDIWDKKYRLKAKDGRSVDETIDGTYQRVAKALAEVEVTPELRALWHEKFLWALRHGAIPAGRIISNAGAWEHKPATSTINCTVSGTICDSMDAILRKVHEAGLTLKSGAGIGYEFSTLRPRGAYVSGAGAYTSGPLSFMDIYDKMCFTVSSAGGRRGAQMGTFDVGHPDVMEFVRAKREAGRLRQFNLSLLITREFMEAVKHDTDWLLAFPLLAKEVEQDRIDLRDPEQIVWRDWPTTEGLTVNEAGQVACKIYRKIRARRLWDVIMASTYDYAEPGFILIDRANEMNNNWFCENIRATNPCGEQTLPPYGSCLLGSINLTQFVQNPFTEEARFDWETYQNVVAIFTRMLDNVVEINGLPLERQRQEILGKRRHGMGYLGLGSTLTMLRMKYGSPESLAFTEQVTREMALTGWRVALALAREKGPAPILEQEFTITPAMLRKRPELARDGFKEGDTVKGKVLHARYSCYFQQVAEIEPDLVEELARVGARFTHHSSIAPTGTIALSLANNASNGIEPSFAHHYFRNVIRPGKKTKEKVDVFSFELLAYRHLVNPKAIPDSETPAQRLPDYFIAADAVSPKQHVDIQAAAQKWIDSSISKTANVPPDFPYEDFKDIYLYAYEQGLKGCTTFRFNPSAFQGVLVKEQDLANTLYRFVLEDGSEIEVKGSDEIEYDGETHTAANLFDALKEGYYGKW; encoded by the coding sequence ATGAAAACTGCCCATCTGCACCCCGTAGACCGTCCGACCGCCGCCGCCGATGTGCCGTTGCAACCAGCGTCCTGGGATATTTGGGACAAAAAATACCGTCTCAAGGCCAAGGATGGGCGTTCGGTCGATGAAACCATCGACGGCACTTACCAGCGCGTGGCCAAGGCACTAGCGGAGGTGGAAGTCACCCCGGAACTACGCGCGCTATGGCATGAAAAATTTTTATGGGCCTTGCGGCACGGGGCCATTCCGGCCGGCCGCATCATCTCCAACGCCGGCGCCTGGGAGCACAAGCCCGCCACTTCCACCATCAATTGTACAGTCTCGGGAACCATTTGCGATTCGATGGATGCGATTTTGCGTAAAGTTCATGAGGCAGGCTTGACCCTCAAATCGGGGGCTGGGATCGGTTACGAGTTTTCGACCTTGCGGCCGCGCGGCGCTTATGTCTCGGGCGCGGGCGCTTACACATCAGGACCGCTGTCGTTCATGGATATCTACGACAAGATGTGTTTCACGGTGTCTTCGGCCGGGGGGCGGCGAGGCGCGCAGATGGGCACCTTTGACGTCGGCCATCCCGATGTCATGGAGTTCGTTCGCGCCAAGCGTGAAGCGGGCCGCTTGCGGCAATTCAACCTGTCGCTGTTGATCACTCGCGAGTTCATGGAAGCGGTCAAGCACGATACCGACTGGCTGCTGGCGTTTCCGCTGCTGGCTAAGGAAGTCGAACAGGACCGTATCGACCTGCGCGACCCCGAGCAAATCGTCTGGCGCGACTGGCCGACCACGGAGGGCTTGACGGTCAACGAAGCAGGTCAAGTGGCCTGCAAGATTTATCGAAAAATCCGCGCCCGCCGGCTATGGGACGTGATCATGGCCTCCACCTACGATTACGCCGAGCCGGGATTCATCTTGATCGACCGTGCCAACGAGATGAATAATAACTGGTTTTGCGAGAACATTCGGGCGACGAATCCTTGTGGCGAACAAACTCTCCCACCCTATGGCTCTTGCCTTTTAGGATCGATCAATCTCACCCAATTCGTCCAAAATCCCTTTACAGAGGAAGCCCGTTTCGATTGGGAAACCTATCAAAACGTTGTCGCCATTTTTACTCGGATGCTCGATAACGTGGTAGAGATCAACGGCCTGCCGCTAGAGCGGCAGCGCCAGGAAATCCTCGGCAAGCGCCGGCACGGCATGGGTTACTTGGGGCTGGGCTCCACCTTGACCATGCTGCGCATGAAGTACGGCTCGCCGGAATCGCTGGCTTTCACCGAACAGGTCACTCGGGAAATGGCGCTGACCGGCTGGCGGGTCGCGTTGGCACTGGCGCGTGAAAAAGGCCCAGCCCCGATCCTCGAACAGGAGTTCACCATCACCCCCGCAATGTTGCGCAAGCGCCCGGAACTGGCCCGCGACGGTTTCAAGGAGGGCGATACGGTCAAGGGCAAGGTGCTGCACGCCCGCTATAGCTGCTATTTCCAGCAGGTGGCGGAGATCGAGCCGGACTTGGTCGAGGAGCTGGCCCGCGTCGGCGCGCGCTTCACCCATCACAGTTCGATCGCACCCACCGGCACCATCGCGCTGTCGCTGGCCAACAACGCCAGCAACGGCATCGAGCCCAGCTTCGCCCATCACTATTTCCGCAACGTCATCCGACCGGGCAAGAAAACCAAGGAAAAAGTCGATGTCTTTTCCTTCGAGCTGCTGGCTTACCGGCATCTGGTCAATCCCAAGGCCATACCCGACTCTGAAACGCCCGCACAACGCTTGCCCGATTATTTCATCGCCGCCGATGCGGTCAGCCCGAAACAGCATGTGGACATTCAAGCCGCCGCTCAGAAGTGGATCGACTCCAGTATTTCTAAAACGGCCAACGTACCGCCCGATTTCCCCTATGAGGATTTCAAGGACATCTATCTGTACGCTTACGAACAAGGCTTGAAGGGCTGCACGACCTTCCGTTTCAATCCTTCCGCCTTTCAGGGCGTGCTGGTCAAGGAACAGGATTTGGCGAACACCCTCTATCGCTTTGTGCTGGAGGATGGCTCGGAAATCGAGGTCAAGGGAAGCGACGAGATCGAATATGACGGTGAAACTCACACCGCCGCTAACTTATTCGACGCCCTCAAGGAAGGCTATTATGGTAAATGGTGA
- a CDS encoding NrdJb, whose product MAIKIDKKIVAYHVVKPDQASPALTSPPADPVQHMHESVARPETLSGATYKVKTPLSDHALYITINDIILNRGTEHEVRRPFEIFINSKAMEHFQWIVALTRIISAVFRKGGDCTFLVEEMRSVFDPKGGYFKKGGKYMPSLVAEIGDVIESHMRSIGLLEADTPDAHQRKLIVEQRNKYEVGMKAIEDAGEDSFPPESTLCGKCQTKAVIVMDGCLTCLNCGDSKCS is encoded by the coding sequence ATGGCCATCAAAATCGACAAAAAAATCGTCGCTTACCACGTTGTCAAACCCGACCAAGCCTCGCCGGCGCTGACAAGCCCCCCGGCCGATCCCGTGCAGCACATGCACGAAAGCGTGGCCCGACCCGAAACGCTGTCCGGGGCGACCTACAAGGTCAAAACCCCGCTATCGGATCACGCTCTTTACATCACCATCAATGACATCATCCTCAATCGCGGCACCGAGCACGAGGTGCGTCGCCCTTTCGAAATCTTCATCAATTCTAAGGCGATGGAGCATTTTCAATGGATCGTCGCCCTGACTCGCATCATCTCCGCCGTGTTTCGCAAAGGTGGCGATTGCACCTTTCTGGTGGAAGAAATGCGCTCGGTGTTCGATCCCAAAGGCGGCTACTTCAAGAAAGGCGGCAAGTATATGCCTTCGCTGGTCGCGGAAATCGGCGATGTCATCGAATCGCACATGCGCTCGATCGGCTTGCTGGAAGCAGATACCCCAGACGCGCACCAGCGCAAGCTCATCGTCGAGCAACGCAACAAGTATGAAGTCGGGATGAAAGCCATCGAGGATGCGGGCGAAGACAGCTTTCCCCCGGAATCGACCTTGTGCGGAAAATGCCAGACCAAGGCGGTCATCGTGATGGACGGCTGTCTGACCTGCCTCAACTGCGGCGACTCTAAATGCTCTTGA
- a CDS encoding NAD(P)H-quinone oxidoreductase, which yields MNSKLPDQMTVIEITEPGGPENLVPRQRPLPQPATGEVLIKVATAGVNRPDCLQRQGGYPPPPGASDIPGLEVAGTVVALGEEVETWKIGDRVCALLTGGGYAEYCTAPVLQCLPVPAGLTLQQAAALPETFFTVWSNLYDRARLQPGETLLVHGGTSGIGTTAIQLAKALGSRVFATVGGPEKIQACLELGAERAIDYRQDDFVRASKALTDNRGVDVILDMVGGDYVQRNLSALAVDGRLVYIAFLRGAKMELNLAPVMMKRLTITGSTLRARPVADKALIAQKLQTTVWPLVAQGAIKPVIHQVFPLTEAAAAHVLMESNRHIGKLLLQID from the coding sequence ATGAATTCAAAATTGCCCGACCAGATGACGGTCATCGAAATCACCGAACCCGGCGGCCCGGAAAACCTGGTTCCCCGCCAGCGTCCGCTACCCCAACCGGCAACCGGTGAGGTTCTGATTAAGGTGGCTACCGCTGGCGTCAACCGCCCCGATTGCTTGCAGCGACAGGGCGGCTATCCGCCGCCGCCAGGCGCGTCCGACATCCCCGGTCTGGAAGTGGCCGGCACGGTCGTCGCGTTGGGTGAAGAGGTCGAGACCTGGAAAATCGGCGATCGAGTCTGCGCCTTGCTGACCGGAGGCGGCTACGCCGAATACTGCACCGCGCCCGTGCTGCAATGCCTGCCAGTACCGGCCGGCTTGACCCTCCAACAAGCTGCCGCCCTACCGGAAACCTTCTTCACGGTCTGGAGCAACCTCTACGACCGAGCGCGGTTGCAACCCGGCGAAACGCTGTTGGTTCACGGCGGCACCAGCGGCATCGGCACCACGGCGATCCAGCTCGCCAAGGCTTTGGGGTCGCGCGTGTTCGCCACGGTTGGCGGTCCTGAAAAAATCCAGGCTTGTCTGGAGTTGGGTGCCGAGCGGGCCATCGACTACCGTCAGGACGATTTTGTCCGAGCGAGCAAAGCGCTGACCGACAACCGCGGAGTTGATGTCATTCTCGATATGGTCGGCGGCGATTACGTACAACGCAATCTCAGCGCGCTGGCGGTGGATGGCCGGCTGGTGTATATCGCCTTCCTGCGCGGGGCCAAAATGGAATTGAATCTGGCGCCGGTGATGATGAAGCGGCTCACCATCACCGGTTCCACCCTGCGCGCCCGGCCGGTCGCGGACAAGGCGCTCATCGCTCAAAAGCTGCAAACAACCGTCTGGCCGCTCGTCGCTCAAGGTGCGATCAAGCCCGTCATCCACCAGGTTTTTCCGCTGACTGAAGCCGCCGCCGCCCACGTCTTGATGGAATCCAACCGTCACATCGGAAAACTGCTGCTCCAAATCGATTGA
- the rplQ gene encoding 50S ribosomal protein L17: MRHRKAGRKLNRTSSHRKAMLRNMAASLFTHEVIRTTLPKAKELRRVAEPLITLSKQDSVAHRRLAFDRLRDRGVVTKLFNELGPRFQARPGGYLRILKCGFRVGDNAPLAYVELLDRPRATAAAE, encoded by the coding sequence ATGCGCCATCGCAAAGCCGGTCGTAAACTCAATCGCACCAGCAGCCATCGTAAGGCCATGCTGCGCAACATGGCCGCTTCGCTGTTCACGCACGAGGTCATTCGGACCACCTTGCCTAAGGCCAAGGAATTGCGTCGGGTCGCCGAACCGTTGATTACCCTATCCAAGCAAGATAGCGTTGCCCACCGGCGGCTGGCGTTCGACCGCTTGCGCGACCGCGGGGTGGTGACCAAGCTGTTCAACGAACTCGGGCCGCGCTTTCAAGCGCGTCCGGGCGGTTATTTGCGCATTTTGAAGTGTGGGTTTCGGGTCGGTGACAACGCGCCCTTGGCCTATGTCGAGCTGTTGGACCGGCCAAGGGCCACTGCGGCGGCCGAGTGA